CGAGGTTGCCAAGGGTATCCGCTTTCCATGCTTTCACAAGCGCAAAGTCCCCAACAATTCCGCGTTCAAGCAGATAGGTTTTTCCATCAAATTCCTTTACTTCTTTTCCTTCTGCAATCGGGGTTCCAATACCTGTTGCTGTATAAAACCCTGGAATCCCTGCACCGCCAGCTCGTATACGCTCTGCAAGGGTGCCTTGTGGTGTCAATTCTACCTCTAGTTCACCACTCAAAAATTGCTGTTCGAAAATTTTGTTTTCTCCAACATACGATGACACCATTTTCTTAATTTGCTTGTTTGCTAGGAGCAGACCTAAACCCCAGTCATCAACCCCGCAGTTGTTACTGACTACCGTTAAATCTTTTGTTCCTTGTTCCTTTAAAGCTTGAATCGCATGTTCTGGGATGCCACATAAACCAAACCCGCCGACAATTAAAGTCGCACCATCCTGAATGTCTGAAACCGCTTCCGAAAATGAGGTAACTAATTTACTAGATTTCATCAATATTCTCCCCTTTTAGTCTGAATATTCTATTACCTACTAGTTTACATGCCGTTTATTTATAAGTAAAATACATAAAAAGAATAAATAATATGAATATCTGGAATAAATGGGGGAGCAACCTGTGGAACTTCGCGATTTAAGGTCTTTTATTGAAGTAGTGATTCATCAAAGTTTTACAAAAGCGGCGGCACATTCCTATCTTTCACAGCCTTCTTTCAGTAAGGCAGTAAAAAAGCTAGAGGAAGAATTGAACGTAGAATTGTTCGACCGCTCCACCCGTCATTTACGTTTGACAGATGCCGGACAGATTGTTTATGAGCAAGCACAAAAGGCAGTGGAGTCACTGTCTGAGATCACCAACCTTCTTGACGACTTAAAGAATGTTACATCTGGTGAAATTAGAATAGGGATTCCACCGCTAATTGGCACATTGTTTTTTCCAACTATAGCGATGCGGGTTCAGGAAAAATACCCTAACGTTTCTCTGCATTTAGTGGAAAGAGGTGCAAAACTTATCGGTCAGCTTGTTGAAAACGGACAGGTCGACCTCGGCATAATCGTACTGCCAGCTGACACATCAAAGTTTAATGTGCAGCCATTCATCACAGATGAATTTGTTCTTTATGTACAAAAAAACCACCTGATGGCTAAAAGAAACACCGTTGAAATCAGTGAGTTAAAAGAAGAGAAGTTTATTCTTTTTTCAGATGAGTTTACGCTGCATGACTATATTAAAAATGTTTGTATAGAGGCAGGTTTTATTCCGGAGGTCTCTTATCAGAGTTCACAGTGGGACTTAATACTAGAGCTTGTTTCTTCACAGTTTGGCGTAACATTGCTGCCAAAGTCTATTTACAGTAAACAAAATAATCCTAATGTTCATATCGTCCCACTTGCAGAGCCAACATTGTACTGGAGACTTGGCATTATCACGAAAAAGGATGCATACCACTCGTTTACCTTGAGAGAGGTATTAAAGATGTTTTAAAATGGATTGCCCAAACTTGGAGTAAAAGATTTAAAAAAGGTGACTTTCAGTTCTAGACTGAAATCGCCTTTTTTATTTTGTGCTCATTTAGTAAAAATATGGATATGCTTCCCGGGTGGTTTTATGTGTTAGGTAAAACTCTCCTTTATAATATCAATTTTTACTAAAATTGATTGGTAATTTGTTTACTGAGATATATATGTAAAAATTGAATGATTTTACCCTATGTTCCAAGAAATACTACTAAAAATCCTAGAATTGTTCATATTTTACTGTGATAACAGAGTATAATTCTACCAAACTAAAGAATTTGACTATTATAAATATATAAAAACATTTTTAGTAAAATATTAAATGAAAGCATTTACTTTTAGTAAAACTGTCATTATAATAATCCTATAAACTACTAGGAGGGATAGAATGAACGTACCAAAGAGAATGAAATTGTTTTTCCTTTTTACTATTGTAGCCACACTGCTGTTATCCGCTTGCAGTTCATCCGATACAAACGGAGAGAAAGCGGAGGATGGGAAAGTAAAGTTAAGGTTTGCAACGTGGGATGTTGGTGACGATGTCGAGTTGCAACAAGGATTAATCGATGAATTTAATGCGAAAAATAGCGATATCGAAGTAGTTTTGGAAGCTTACGGCGGCGATTATGACACGAAGATTACTGCAGGAATTGGTGCTAAGGACGCTCCGGATATCATGTATATGTGGAATTATCCGCAATATAAAGATGCTCTAGAACCGCTTGATTCTTATATTAAGGATAGAGGGGAAGAGTACAAGAGTAACTTCTATGAAGCATTATGGAACTATAACTCCGTTGGAGAGGATATTTACGGTCTTCCTGTAGGTTATACGACACATGTTGTTTACTATAATAAAGATTTATTTGACGCAGCAGGGCTTGAGTATCCACAAGCTGGTTGGACATGGGAAGATCTACAAGCTGCAGCTAAGAAACTAACGAATAAGGATAAGAAAATTACTGGATTTGCTTTCCCAGGTCAACCTGACCCATATGATTTTGAGATGTATTTATGGGGGAATGGTGCTTCTTATGTAGATAATAAAGGTAAATTAGATGGCAATTTGAATTCAAAGAAATCAATTGAGACGTTTAAAATGTTCCAAAATATGCTGGAAGAGGGTATTGCGATTACCACAGAAGGCTGGGGTGATACTGAAATGAAATCAGGCAAAGTAGGTATGTTTATTAACGGTGCCTGGTACCTTTCCGCTTTTACAGAAGCTGGAATCAACTATGGAGTTGTTGAAATCCCTGCGTTTGGTAATAATCCAAGTGCTAGTATCGTAAGTTCTTCTGGTATTGCAATGTCCAAGGATTCTAAATACAAAGAAGCTGCCTTTAAATTTATGGAATTTTGGACAGGCGAACAAGCAAATAAAGCACGACTATCCTTTGAACTTCCAGTATTAAAAAGTGTAGTTGAATCAGAAAAGCTCCAAGAAGATCCAATTAAGAAAGTATTCTACAACATGCTAGAACAAAGTGAAGGATATACACCAACATCGTTTGTAACAGAAGACTGGAGTAAACTATCTGACGATTTAAGTTTAGTGTTTGAACAAATCTTTAATCCAAGTACTCGTGTTGATCCTAAAGAAGCTTTAAATAGTGTAGCTAAGTAAGATATTGCCAGTGAGAATATATCATGGCAGCATGATATATTCTCATTTTTTTAAATAATCTGTCGGATTCAAAAAGGTCACACCATTAAGAGGGAAATATATGTTTACTAAAAAGAACAAACCAAAAAAATTCACATTAGTCCGTAAAAGAGTGCCATTTTTATTTATTTTACCGTGGATCATCGGTTTTATTGTTTTCACTTTAGGACCTTTGGTTTTTTCATTAATCATGAGTTTGTTTGATTGGCCGATTGCCGGTGAAGCGAAGTTTATTGGCTTTGATAACTTTAAAACGATGTTTACGGCTGATCCACAATTTTATGATTCGCTCGTGATCACCTTGAAATTCGCCTTAATATTTGTGCCATTAAACCTCTTAGTTGCTTTGGTGCTCGCACTCCTTATCACTCAGCCAATTAAAGGAATTAAGATATTTAGGACAATCTTCTATCTGCCGGCAGTTGTATCCGGTGTAGCAGTGTCCATTATATGGGGTTGGATGTTTAACTCTGAATATGGAGTTTTAAATTATATATTATCTTTGCTTGGAATTGAAGGACCAGACTGGCTTATTGACCCTAAGTGGGCAATCATAACGATTGTAATTGCAAGTGCTTGGGGCGTCGGGACGATGATGTTGATTTTTTATACCGATATTAAAGGAATTCCTTATGAAATGTATGAAGCTGCATCCATTGATGGTGCGGGTCCTATCAGACAATTTATTAGTATTACCATTCCAACCATTACACCAACCATTTTATTTAATGTCATCACATCTGTTATCGCCGCATTACAGCAATTAACGTTAGTGTTGTTATTAACAGGTGGCGGACCTTTAAAATCGACGTATTTCTATGGACTATTCGTTTATAACAATGCATTTAAACATCATGAACTCGGTTATGCGAGTGCAAATGCTTGGTTTATGTTTATTATCATCCTGCTGTTGACGATGTTAATCTTTAAGTCGTCCTCTGCGTGGGTATTTTATGAGGCTGAAGTGAAAAAGGAAAGAAAGGGCAGGAAAAGAAAATGAAGATAACCCGAAAACATAAAATCATTGTTTACAGTATTCTTGTCCTTTTTTCGCTCTATTTTCTATTTCCTTTTATATGGGCATTTATCACAGCGATTAAATCAGAAGCAGAAGTATTTAGCTTTCCACCTAAATTCGTGCCTGATGTACCACTTTTAAGCAATTTTATCGATGCTTGGAATAGCCAGCCATTTGGTACGTATTTTAAGAACTCTATGATTGTAACCGTATTGACAACAATTGGTCAGCTTATCTCCTGTTCCTTGGTTGCGTATGGTTTTGCTAGATATGACTTTAAATATAAAAACATTCTTTTTATGTTGCTTTTATCAACGATGATGATTCCATGGGATGTTACGATGATTCCGCTTTATATGGAATTTAATATGTTTGGCTGGATCAATACGTTAAAACCATTGATTGTCCCTGCCTTCTTCGGCTCAGCTTATAATATCTTTTTGCTAAGGCAGTTTTTAATGAATATTCCTAAAGATTTAGAGAATGCAGCCAGAATCGATGGAGCAAACGAGTTCCAAATCTTTTATAAAATTTTCTTACCTATCATGAAGGCTCCATTAACATTGATTGCTGTACTAAATATCATTTTGGTTTGGAACGACTACTTAGGTCCGCTTATTTATTTGAATGACCAATCCAAATATACGATGGCACTTGGTTTAGCTTCATTCCAAGGCGTACATGAGCTTCAAATTATTCCCATTATGGCAATGACACTCGTTATGATCATTCCGCCAGTCATCGTTTTTGCCTTTGCGCAGAAATACATTGTTGAAGGAATTAGCGGCTCTATCAAGTAATAAAGTTCGGAGGAAGAAAACATGCAACGTGAAATGAAAAGATGGGAAAATATCCATCTTACAGCACTACACAGGCTTCCTGCACACACTGATTTTTACAGATACGGTGCGTTTGATGAGGCATTACAATATAAAAAAGAAATGAGTAAGGGATATTTGTCACTTGATGGTGAGTGGAAGTTTCTATTTTTGGAAGCTCCTGAATTTTCCCCAGTTAACTTTGAAACTGAGGAATTCGAAATTGAAGATTTAGATGATATCACTGTGCCATCTTGCTGGCAATTACAGGGA
This genomic stretch from Neobacillus niacini harbors:
- a CDS encoding carbohydrate ABC transporter permease, whose protein sequence is MFTKKNKPKKFTLVRKRVPFLFILPWIIGFIVFTLGPLVFSLIMSLFDWPIAGEAKFIGFDNFKTMFTADPQFYDSLVITLKFALIFVPLNLLVALVLALLITQPIKGIKIFRTIFYLPAVVSGVAVSIIWGWMFNSEYGVLNYILSLLGIEGPDWLIDPKWAIITIVIASAWGVGTMMLIFYTDIKGIPYEMYEAASIDGAGPIRQFISITIPTITPTILFNVITSVIAALQQLTLVLLLTGGGPLKSTYFYGLFVYNNAFKHHELGYASANAWFMFIIILLLTMLIFKSSSAWVFYEAEVKKERKGRKRK
- a CDS encoding carbohydrate ABC transporter permease, coding for MKITRKHKIIVYSILVLFSLYFLFPFIWAFITAIKSEAEVFSFPPKFVPDVPLLSNFIDAWNSQPFGTYFKNSMIVTVLTTIGQLISCSLVAYGFARYDFKYKNILFMLLLSTMMIPWDVTMIPLYMEFNMFGWINTLKPLIVPAFFGSAYNIFLLRQFLMNIPKDLENAARIDGANEFQIFYKIFLPIMKAPLTLIAVLNIILVWNDYLGPLIYLNDQSKYTMALGLASFQGVHELQIIPIMAMTLVMIIPPVIVFAFAQKYIVEGISGSIK
- a CDS encoding CoA transferase subunit A, with protein sequence MKSSKLVTSFSEAVSDIQDGATLIVGGFGLCGIPEHAIQALKEQGTKDLTVVSNNCGVDDWGLGLLLANKQIKKMVSSYVGENKIFEQQFLSGELEVELTPQGTLAERIRAGGAGIPGFYTATGIGTPIAEGKEVKEFDGKTYLLERGIVGDFALVKAWKADTLGNLVYRKTSRNFNPLAAMAGKITIAEVEEIVEAGELDPDEIHTPGIYVQRILVGTNYQKRIERRTVVQA
- a CDS encoding LysR family transcriptional regulator produces the protein MELRDLRSFIEVVIHQSFTKAAAHSYLSQPSFSKAVKKLEEELNVELFDRSTRHLRLTDAGQIVYEQAQKAVESLSEITNLLDDLKNVTSGEIRIGIPPLIGTLFFPTIAMRVQEKYPNVSLHLVERGAKLIGQLVENGQVDLGIIVLPADTSKFNVQPFITDEFVLYVQKNHLMAKRNTVEISELKEEKFILFSDEFTLHDYIKNVCIEAGFIPEVSYQSSQWDLILELVSSQFGVTLLPKSIYSKQNNPNVHIVPLAEPTLYWRLGIITKKDAYHSFTLREVLKMF
- a CDS encoding ABC transporter substrate-binding protein — translated: MNVPKRMKLFFLFTIVATLLLSACSSSDTNGEKAEDGKVKLRFATWDVGDDVELQQGLIDEFNAKNSDIEVVLEAYGGDYDTKITAGIGAKDAPDIMYMWNYPQYKDALEPLDSYIKDRGEEYKSNFYEALWNYNSVGEDIYGLPVGYTTHVVYYNKDLFDAAGLEYPQAGWTWEDLQAAAKKLTNKDKKITGFAFPGQPDPYDFEMYLWGNGASYVDNKGKLDGNLNSKKSIETFKMFQNMLEEGIAITTEGWGDTEMKSGKVGMFINGAWYLSAFTEAGINYGVVEIPAFGNNPSASIVSSSGIAMSKDSKYKEAAFKFMEFWTGEQANKARLSFELPVLKSVVESEKLQEDPIKKVFYNMLEQSEGYTPTSFVTEDWSKLSDDLSLVFEQIFNPSTRVDPKEALNSVAK